The DNA segment GTCAAACCACGGGGGCGGCGATGGTGGCACTGATGTTTAACCTGTTCCCGGCCCACGGTACACACGCTTCGCTGATTTTAGCGGGGATGCTGGCCGGAACAGGCGCGTTGGTCAGCCTGCTGCGCATGACGCAGAAAACCAGCAGTCAGAAAGCAGCTGAAAATATGAAATCCTGAGCACGTCTCAGAACGCAAAATGCCCGGCAATTGCCGGGCATTTATATATAACGCGTTATGCTTACTTCAGGTATTCGCCGCTGCGCAGCGCTTCAATACGTTTATCCAGTGGCGGGTGAGACATAAAGAGCTCACTGAACGACTTGGATTTGCCATTGATACAAAACGCCATCATGCTGCCCGCTTCCTGTGGTTCATGGCTGGTTTTCAAGCGCTGTAAAGCCGCAATCATTTTTTCACGACCAACCAGTTTCGCGGAACCGGCATCTGCATGGAACTCACGGTAACGCGAGAACCACATCGTGATGATGCTGGCCAGGATCCCGAACACCAGCTCCAGCACTGTCGCTACGGCGAAATAAATCATCGGATTGCCACTACCACTTTCTTCGCCATCACGGTTGCCGGACAGAAATCCAGAGGCCACCTGCGCAATCAGACGTGAAATAAAGATAACAAAGGTGTTCACGACCCCCTGAATCAGCGTCATGGTGACCATATCACCGTTAGCAATATGGCTGATTTCGTGGGCAATAACTGCCTCGGCTTCATCCTGACTCATACTTTGCAGCAAACCAGTGCTCACGGCCACCAGAGAGGCATCACGGCGCGCCCCCGTAGCAAATGCATTAATATCGGGTGCGTGATAAATCGCGACCTGTGGCATGCCGATGCCCGCCTGCTGAGACTGCCGGCGAACGGTTTCCACCAGCCAGCGCTCAGTTTCATTACGCGGCCGCTCGATCACTTCCCCCCCCACCGAGCGTAACGCCATCCACTTAGACATCAGCAAAGAGACGATAGAACCACCGAAACCAAACAGCCCGGCCATGATCATCAGCCCCGGCACGCTGCTGGACTGAATGCCTGTCAGGCTGAGCACCAGCCCGAAGACCAGCATAACTGCCAGGTTAGTCATCAGGAACAACGCTATACGCATCATAAAATTTTCATTTCCTCATCGTTACTTCATCATTATTTATTGAGTCGTACTACCGGGACATAGCCTGTCCGGCTAATACTGATCCTATGGGCTTCTTATACGGATTCAAGAGTCTGCACACTACAGTCGCCCAAAATCACAATACTTTACATTTTGAAGTATTTTATTTTACATGTACCCCCGGTGTTTTGGACACGACTTTCCGACAGCCGTTTCCCTTTTGTTTTTGTTCCATAAAAAAAGCGCACCGGAGTGCGCTTCTTCAAAGTGATCGTCATGCTACAAGTTGATTATTTTACAGCCGGAGCCTGATCACCCAATGCTTTTTCCAGCTTACCGAGGTCGACCGCAATATTGTCGGCTTCATCAAGATAAGGATCTGGCGCCACATAATCTTTCGGCAAATCATCCAAAGATTTCAGTGGTTTTTTACCTTCACGTTTGAAACGTTCATTCAGGCGGTTCAAACGCAGTGCATCATCCTCTTTATCTTCTTTATCACGCTGGGCGTAATTCAGAGAGGCGATATCACGTTTGTCTTTAAGGGCTTTGTAGCGCGCGATATCTTCCTGGATGTACTGGAACTCTGGATCTTTCGCAATACGCGCATCGTGATTTTTCAACAAATCTGGCAGGAACGGCTTCATGTCTCCCAGTTTGCTGTATGTCGCGGCGTTAATGCTATCCCACGGAAGCGCGTTATCTTCGAACTTCTCGCCCGTTTCAATCGATTCAATACCGGTTGGCATCAGAATATCTGGGGTAACCCCTTTACGCTGAGTACTGCCACCGTTGATGCGATAGAACTTCTGGATAGTGTATTGCACGGAACCCAGCGCCGGCCATTCAGGGCGCAGCATCTGATCGTAAATACGGTTCAGCGAACGGTACTGCTGAACGGTACCTTTACCGAAAGTAGGTTCACCTACAATCAACGCGCGGCCATAATCCTGCATAGCAGCAGCGAAAATCTCAGATGCAGAAGCACTGAAACGATCGACCAGCACCACCAGCGGACCTTTGTAATAAACGAC comes from the Enterobacteriaceae bacterium Kacie_13 genome and includes:
- the htpX gene encoding protease HtpX; amino-acid sequence: MMRIALFLMTNLAVMLVFGLVLSLTGIQSSSVPGLMIMAGLFGFGGSIVSLLMSKWMALRSVGGEVIERPRNETERWLVETVRRQSQQAGIGMPQVAIYHAPDINAFATGARRDASLVAVSTGLLQSMSQDEAEAVIAHEISHIANGDMVTMTLIQGVVNTFVIFISRLIAQVASGFLSGNRDGEESGSGNPMIYFAVATVLELVFGILASIITMWFSRYREFHADAGSAKLVGREKMIAALQRLKTSHEPQEAGSMMAFCINGKSKSFSELFMSHPPLDKRIEALRSGEYLK